A window of Streptomyces marispadix contains these coding sequences:
- a CDS encoding LLM class flavin-dependent oxidoreductase has protein sequence MQFGIFTVGDVTTDPTDGSTPSEHERIKSMVAIALKAEEVGLDVFATGEHHNPPFVPSSPTTMLGHIAARTERLILSTSTTLITTNDPVKIAEDYAMLQHLADGRVDLMMGRGNTPPVYPWFGQDIRQGIPLAIENYALLHELWRKDVVDWEGRFRTPLEGFTSTPRPLDGVPPFVWHGSIRSPEIAEQAAYYGDGFFANHIFWPKEHFMQLIGLYRERFAHHGHGTPEQAIVGLGGQVFMRRNSQDAVREFRPYFDNAPVYGHGPTLEEFTEQTPLTVGSPQEVVDKTLTFREHFGDYQRQLFLMDHAGLPLKTVLEQLDMLGEEVVPVLRKEFEARRAPGVPDAPTHASLLAQRG, from the coding sequence GTGCAGTTCGGGATCTTCACCGTCGGGGACGTCACGACGGACCCCACCGACGGCAGCACGCCGAGCGAGCACGAGCGGATCAAGTCGATGGTCGCCATCGCACTGAAGGCCGAGGAGGTGGGACTCGACGTCTTCGCCACCGGCGAGCACCACAACCCGCCGTTCGTGCCGTCGTCGCCGACGACCATGCTCGGTCACATCGCCGCGCGCACCGAACGCCTCATCCTCTCCACCTCGACGACGCTGATCACCACGAACGACCCGGTGAAGATCGCCGAGGACTACGCGATGCTCCAGCATCTGGCCGACGGCCGCGTCGACTTGATGATGGGACGGGGCAACACCCCGCCCGTCTACCCCTGGTTCGGCCAGGACATCCGCCAGGGCATCCCGCTCGCCATCGAGAACTACGCGCTGCTGCACGAGCTCTGGCGCAAGGATGTGGTCGACTGGGAGGGCCGCTTCCGCACCCCGCTGGAGGGCTTCACCTCGACTCCCCGGCCGCTGGACGGAGTTCCGCCGTTCGTCTGGCACGGCTCCATCCGCAGCCCCGAGATCGCCGAGCAGGCCGCGTACTACGGCGACGGCTTCTTCGCGAACCACATCTTCTGGCCCAAGGAGCACTTCATGCAGCTCATCGGGCTCTACCGCGAACGCTTCGCCCACCACGGGCACGGCACCCCGGAGCAGGCGATCGTCGGGCTCGGCGGCCAGGTCTTCATGCGGCGCAACTCCCAGGACGCCGTACGGGAGTTCAGGCCGTACTTCGACAACGCTCCCGTCTACGGGCACGGGCCCACGCTGGAGGAGTTCACCGAGCAGACGCCGCTGACGGTGGGCAGCCCGCAGGAGGTCGTCGACAAGACCCTCACCTTCCGCGAGCACTTCGGCGACTATCAGCGGCAGCTCTTCCTGATGGACCACGCGGGGCTGCCGCTGAAGACCGTGCTGGAGCAGCTCGACATGCTGGGCGAAGAGGTGGTGCCCGTGCTGCGCAAGGAGTTCGAAGCGCGGCGCGCCCCCGGAGTGCCCGACGCGCCCACGCACGCGTCGCTGCTCGCGCAGCGCGGCTGA
- the trxA gene encoding thioredoxin codes for MSTTELTKDNFDEVVADDGFVLIDFWADWCGPCRQFAPVYEAAAERHSDLTFAKVDTEAEQELAAAFEVQSIPTLTIVRDRIVVFSQPGALPEPVLEDLIGQARDLDMEEVRQSAAASEEQPGQGEPSGQ; via the coding sequence ATGAGCACCACGGAGCTCACCAAGGACAACTTCGACGAGGTCGTGGCCGACGACGGCTTCGTACTGATCGACTTCTGGGCGGACTGGTGCGGTCCGTGCCGGCAGTTCGCACCGGTCTACGAAGCGGCTGCCGAGCGCCACTCCGACCTGACGTTCGCCAAGGTGGACACCGAGGCGGAGCAGGAGCTGGCAGCGGCCTTCGAGGTCCAGTCGATCCCCACGCTGACGATCGTCAGGGACCGCATCGTCGTCTTCTCCCAGCCGGGCGCGCTGCCCGAGCCCGTACTGGAGGATCTGATCGGGCAGGCACGCGACCTGGACATGGAGGAGGTACGCCAGTCCGCGGCGGCTTCGGAGGAACAGCCCGGCCAGGGGGAGCCGTCGGGCCAGTAG
- a CDS encoding ATP-dependent DNA ligase yields the protein MDLPVMPPVKPMLAKLASKIPSGMHYEAKWDGFRAIVFRDGDETEIGSRTGKSLKRYFPELVTALLANLPPRCVLDGEIVLARDDRLDFDALQQRIHPADSRVRMLAEATPASFVAFDVLALGDDSLMETPLEERRRVLERALRPARDPVFVAPATTDIDLARQWFDEFEGAGLDGLVAKAPNLPYRPDERLMVKIKHERTADCVLAGLRPHKSGEGVGSLLLGLYDGSGTLQHVGVCAAFTMSRRRELMTELEPLRMPDPGEHPWARWQSEEAHTQSRMPGAPSRWSGTKDLSWVPLRPERVCEVAYDHMEGDRFRHTTRFRRWRTDRDPLGCTYAQLEEPVSYDLSRMLTESPESPEAL from the coding sequence ATGGACCTGCCGGTGATGCCGCCCGTCAAGCCGATGCTCGCCAAGCTGGCGTCGAAGATCCCGTCGGGCATGCACTACGAGGCCAAGTGGGACGGCTTCCGCGCCATCGTCTTCCGCGACGGCGACGAGACCGAGATCGGCAGCCGCACCGGCAAGTCCCTCAAGCGCTACTTCCCCGAGCTGGTCACGGCGCTGCTCGCCAACCTTCCGCCCCGCTGCGTCCTCGACGGCGAGATCGTCCTCGCGAGGGACGACCGGCTCGACTTCGACGCCCTCCAGCAGCGCATCCACCCCGCCGACTCACGCGTGAGGATGCTCGCGGAGGCCACCCCCGCGTCCTTCGTCGCCTTCGACGTACTGGCACTCGGGGACGACTCGCTCATGGAGACGCCGCTGGAGGAGCGCCGCAGAGTCCTCGAACGGGCGCTGCGCCCCGCCCGCGACCCGGTCTTCGTGGCGCCCGCGACGACGGACATCGACCTGGCCAGGCAGTGGTTCGACGAGTTCGAGGGCGCCGGGCTCGACGGACTCGTCGCCAAGGCCCCGAACCTGCCGTACCGCCCCGACGAACGGCTCATGGTCAAGATCAAGCACGAGCGCACCGCGGACTGCGTGCTCGCCGGGCTGCGCCCGCACAAGAGCGGCGAGGGAGTCGGCTCGCTGCTGCTCGGCCTCTACGACGGCTCCGGCACGCTCCAGCACGTGGGGGTGTGCGCGGCGTTCACCATGAGCCGCCGCCGCGAGCTGATGACCGAGCTCGAGCCGCTGCGCATGCCCGACCCCGGGGAGCATCCGTGGGCGCGCTGGCAGAGCGAGGAGGCCCATACGCAAAGCCGTATGCCAGGGGCGCCGAGCCGCTGGAGCGGCACCAAGGACCTGTCGTGGGTGCCGCTGCGCCCGGAACGCGTCTGCGAGGTCGCCTACGACCACATGGAGGGCGACCGCTTCCGGCACACCACCCGGTTCCGCCGCTGGCGTACCGACCGCGACCCCCTCGGCTGCACCTACGCCCAGCTCGAAGAGCCCGTCAGCTACGACCTGTCCCGCATGCTCACCGAGTCCCCGGAATCCCCCGAAGCCCTCTAG
- a CDS encoding lytic polysaccharide monooxygenase auxiliary activity family 9 protein, with the protein MHFKRKLAASLGAGIAPLLVLTLPAAPASAHGYVDSPPSRQAQCAAGTVECGDIKYEPQSVEGPKGLTSCSGGNEKFSELDDDGKGWAVTPVGKSTEFKWRLTARHSTSTWQYFVGGSKIAEFDDGGAQPGETVTHNVDFGGLSGKQKVLAVWNIADTANAFYACIDVNVGG; encoded by the coding sequence ATGCACTTCAAGCGAAAGCTCGCGGCGAGCCTCGGGGCGGGGATCGCTCCGCTTCTCGTGCTGACGCTGCCGGCCGCCCCGGCGAGTGCGCACGGGTACGTCGACTCGCCGCCCAGCAGGCAGGCGCAGTGTGCGGCGGGCACCGTCGAGTGCGGAGACATCAAGTACGAGCCGCAGAGCGTCGAGGGCCCGAAGGGGCTGACGAGTTGCAGCGGCGGCAACGAGAAGTTCTCCGAGCTGGACGACGACGGCAAGGGCTGGGCCGTCACGCCCGTCGGCAAGTCCACGGAGTTCAAGTGGCGTCTGACGGCGCGGCATTCGACGAGCACATGGCAGTACTTCGTCGGCGGATCGAAGATCGCGGAGTTCGACGACGGTGGCGCGCAGCCCGGTGAGACCGTCACGCACAACGTGGACTTCGGCGGCCTGAGCGGCAAGCAGAAGGTGCTCGCCGTGTGGAACATCGCCGACACCGCCAACGCGTTCTACGCCTGCATCGACGTGAACGTCGGCGGCTGA
- a CDS encoding DoxX family protein, whose protein sequence is MGHTLLCGRSHRRGRSTHSIRQDIGLLALRLGTGGVLFAHGTQKLFGWFGGYGLEGTGKAMEQLGFRPGRRMALASGLGEAGGGTLLALGLATPGAGAAVAAAMAGAASVHRPAGFFNDKGGLEFPAYLGLAGTALAVAGPGALSLDRLLGHRIDRPWMPAVTFAAAAAGATLVITRRRRVLREEQEGSQQ, encoded by the coding sequence ATGGGCCACACGCTGCTCTGCGGCAGAAGCCACCGCCGCGGCCGAAGCACCCACAGCATCCGACAGGACATCGGACTACTCGCACTGCGCCTCGGTACCGGAGGCGTGCTCTTCGCACACGGCACGCAGAAACTCTTCGGCTGGTTCGGCGGCTACGGCCTCGAAGGGACCGGCAAGGCCATGGAACAGCTCGGCTTCCGCCCGGGACGGCGGATGGCACTCGCCTCGGGCCTCGGCGAAGCCGGCGGCGGAACGCTGCTCGCCCTCGGCCTGGCGACGCCGGGAGCCGGTGCCGCCGTGGCCGCGGCGATGGCGGGCGCCGCCTCGGTCCATCGACCGGCCGGGTTCTTCAACGACAAGGGAGGGCTGGAGTTTCCGGCCTACCTCGGCCTCGCCGGTACGGCGCTCGCCGTCGCGGGGCCGGGCGCCCTGTCGCTCGACCGTCTGCTGGGCCACCGGATCGACCGGCCCTGGATGCCGGCCGTGACCTTCGCCGCCGCGGCGGCCGGGGCGACGCTGGTGATCACCCGGCGCCGCAGGGTCCTGCGTGAGGAGCAGGAGGGCTCCCAGCAGTAG
- a CDS encoding neutral/alkaline ceramidase: MSTHPHNSPSAAATSEEDAPAPATPTSAGRGPNSSRRTVLRAGAALTGLGLAGVTPSAQAAQAGRPAPAAADSGYLVGRGISDTTGEIAEVGMMGYGRVDQQAQGLHTRLRARAFVFADRETDERVLLVVVDTAMIFESVHQAVLKRLGEKYGDLYTHRNVMIAATHTHCGPGGSSHHLLYDLTTLGFHEKTFQAMTDGVVEAATRAHEDLAPSELTLTHAELSGTSANRSREAFERNPSELRSHFPEAIDPQSTLLRIERDGRAAGAVNWFAVHGTSMSGENKLISADNKGYAAYHWEREVHGEDYLADAAPDFVSAFAQTNAGDMSPNLDLKPPTTPADFDSTRKCGLRQYESAAAQLDRRGTKMSGGVDSRLVYIDLSDVTVEAKYTGDGKQHKTSKPAIGASMAAGSLEDGPAFPGFDEGENPLWDKISDSVIYEASPELREAQAPKGIFAPVGAMNAIYPWVQEQVPVQLLRIGQLYLIGVPGEVTVCAGLRLRRTVAETVGADVRDVLVAGYANSYFHYLTTPDEYDSQQYEGGSTLFGRWQLPAIQQTADRLARAMRDGESLPIGPVAPDISGKTISLQPPIVLDAPPISHEFGDVLTAPRANYRTGERVTVVFAGAHPGNVLHRGGTYLRVEQRKDGEWRTVADDGDWSTTFRWERYGVAASKVTVTWDIPEGTASGEYRIAYEGDAKPVAGAPKAISGTSSGFTVSS, from the coding sequence TTGAGCACCCACCCCCACAATTCCCCGTCCGCCGCCGCCACTTCGGAGGAGGACGCACCCGCTCCGGCAACCCCCACATCCGCCGGGCGGGGCCCGAACAGCAGCAGACGCACCGTACTTCGCGCGGGCGCAGCCCTGACGGGCCTCGGCCTGGCAGGCGTCACCCCCAGCGCGCAGGCCGCACAGGCCGGGCGGCCCGCACCCGCCGCCGCGGACAGCGGCTACCTCGTCGGCCGCGGCATCTCCGACACCACCGGCGAGATCGCCGAGGTCGGCATGATGGGCTACGGCCGCGTCGACCAGCAGGCGCAGGGGCTCCATACCCGCCTGCGCGCAAGGGCGTTCGTCTTCGCCGACCGGGAGACGGACGAGCGCGTACTGCTCGTCGTCGTCGACACCGCCATGATCTTCGAGAGCGTGCACCAGGCCGTGCTCAAGCGGCTCGGCGAGAAGTACGGCGACCTCTACACGCATCGCAACGTGATGATCGCCGCCACCCACACCCACTGCGGGCCCGGCGGCTCCTCGCACCATCTGCTCTACGACCTCACCACGCTGGGATTCCACGAGAAGACCTTCCAGGCGATGACGGACGGCGTCGTCGAGGCGGCGACCCGCGCGCACGAGGACCTCGCGCCCTCCGAACTCACCCTCACCCACGCCGAGTTGAGCGGCACCAGCGCCAACAGGTCCCGCGAGGCGTTCGAGCGCAACCCTTCGGAGCTTCGTTCACACTTCCCCGAGGCGATCGACCCGCAGAGCACGCTGCTGCGCATCGAACGCGACGGGCGCGCGGCCGGAGCCGTCAACTGGTTCGCCGTGCACGGCACCAGCATGTCCGGCGAGAACAAGCTCATCAGCGCCGACAACAAGGGCTACGCCGCCTACCACTGGGAGCGCGAGGTACACGGCGAGGACTATCTCGCCGACGCCGCACCGGACTTCGTCTCCGCCTTCGCACAGACCAACGCCGGTGACATGTCGCCGAACCTGGATCTGAAACCGCCGACGACGCCCGCCGACTTCGACAGCACCCGCAAGTGCGGCCTGCGCCAGTACGAGTCCGCCGCCGCTCAACTCGACCGGCGGGGCACGAAGATGAGCGGCGGCGTCGACTCCCGCCTCGTCTACATCGACCTCTCCGACGTGACCGTGGAGGCGAAGTACACCGGCGACGGCAAGCAGCACAAGACGTCCAAGCCCGCCATCGGGGCGTCGATGGCCGCGGGAAGCCTGGAGGACGGGCCCGCCTTCCCCGGCTTCGACGAGGGCGAGAACCCCCTGTGGGACAAGATCTCCGACTCCGTCATCTACGAGGCGTCTCCCGAACTGCGCGAGGCGCAGGCGCCGAAGGGCATCTTCGCGCCCGTGGGCGCGATGAACGCGATCTACCCCTGGGTCCAGGAACAGGTGCCCGTACAGCTGCTGCGCATCGGGCAGTTGTATCTGATCGGCGTGCCCGGCGAGGTGACGGTGTGCGCGGGTCTGCGGCTGCGCCGCACGGTCGCCGAGACGGTCGGCGCGGACGTGCGGGACGTACTCGTCGCCGGCTACGCCAACTCCTACTTCCACTACCTCACGACGCCCGACGAGTACGACTCGCAGCAGTACGAGGGCGGAAGCACCCTCTTCGGACGCTGGCAGCTCCCCGCGATCCAGCAGACCGCGGACCGGCTCGCACGCGCCATGCGGGACGGGGAGAGCCTGCCCATCGGGCCCGTCGCCCCCGACATCTCCGGAAAGACGATCTCGTTGCAGCCGCCGATCGTGCTCGACGCGCCGCCCATCTCCCACGAGTTCGGGGACGTGCTCACCGCTCCGCGCGCCAACTACCGTACGGGCGAGCGGGTCACGGTGGTCTTCGCCGGGGCCCACCCGGGCAACGTGCTTCACAGGGGCGGGACCTATCTGCGTGTCGAGCAGCGCAAGGACGGCGAATGGCGCACCGTCGCGGACGACGGCGACTGGTCGACGACCTTCCGCTGGGAGCGGTACGGCGTCGCCGCCTCGAAGGTGACGGTCACCTGGGACATCCCCGAGGGGACGGCCTCCGGCGAGTACCGGATCGCCTACGAAGGGGACGCCAAACCGGTCGCGGGCGCCCCGAAGGCCATCTCCGGCACCAGCTCCGGTTTCACCGTGAGCAGTTGA